In Endozoicomonas sp. GU-1, one DNA window encodes the following:
- a CDS encoding tryptophan--tRNA ligase — protein sequence MSKTKVLTGITTTGTPHLGNYVGAIKPAIEESWRDDIASYYFLADYHALIKGRDPKRIHQSTLEIAATWLALGLDTDRVTFYRQSDIPEIAELNWILGCMTAKGLMNRAHAYKAAVQANEEAGEQDPDKGVTMGLFCYPVLMAADILMFNAHKVPVGRDQVQHIEMARDIAGRMNHHYQTRFVLPEAVVGETTAVLNGLDGRKMSKSYDNTIPLFVPEKKLLKLVRKIKTNSLEPGEPKDPDTCTLFQIYSAFADATQIEVKRQQYADGAGWGDLKNELFEFLNAHLQAPRERYNALIEDPAFIEKELLKGAEKARAEAASVLTSIRQAVGLKPLA from the coding sequence ATGAGTAAAACGAAAGTACTTACAGGTATTACAACTACTGGAACACCACACCTGGGTAACTACGTAGGGGCTATCAAGCCTGCCATTGAGGAAAGCTGGCGTGACGATATTGCTTCATACTACTTTCTGGCGGACTATCACGCCCTGATCAAAGGCCGTGACCCCAAGCGAATCCATCAGTCTACCCTCGAGATTGCCGCTACCTGGCTGGCACTGGGGCTGGATACGGACCGTGTCACCTTCTACCGTCAGTCAGACATTCCGGAAATTGCCGAGCTGAACTGGATTCTGGGTTGTATGACCGCCAAAGGCCTGATGAACCGAGCCCATGCTTACAAGGCAGCGGTACAGGCTAATGAAGAAGCCGGAGAGCAGGACCCGGACAAGGGCGTGACCATGGGGCTGTTCTGCTATCCGGTGCTGATGGCGGCGGATATTCTTATGTTCAATGCCCATAAGGTGCCGGTGGGGCGTGATCAGGTCCAGCATATTGAGATGGCCCGGGATATTGCCGGTCGTATGAATCATCATTACCAGACCCGGTTCGTTTTGCCGGAAGCGGTCGTGGGTGAAACCACGGCAGTGCTGAATGGTCTTGATGGTCGTAAAATGAGCAAAAGCTACGATAATACCATCCCGCTTTTTGTCCCCGAAAAGAAGCTGCTGAAGCTGGTTCGCAAGATCAAAACCAACTCACTGGAGCCGGGTGAGCCGAAAGACCCGGATACCTGCACGCTTTTCCAGATCTACTCGGCATTTGCCGATGCTACTCAGATTGAGGTAAAACGTCAGCAATACGCCGATGGTGCTGGCTGGGGCGATCTGAAAAATGAGCTGTTTGAATTTCTGAATGCTCACTTGCAAGCTCCCCGGGAACGTTATAATGCGTTGATTGAAGATCCTGCATTTATCGAAAAAGAGTTGCTGAAAGGGGCTGAGAAGGCCAGGGCCGAAGCCGCTTCTGTGCTGACGTCTATTCGTCAAGCCGTAGGCCTCAAGCCGCTGGCATAA
- a CDS encoding YbaN family protein, whose translation MNSRDKTSPPHSPGILIRNPVLRYAFKACALLCIALGCIGIFLPLLPTTPFLLLAAFFSLRSSPTIHTRLLNHPTLGPPLRQYLNQRSISTRVYIRAVIFLWLTISLSIWLLTLPWLKYLLLTIAITVTLYLTKLKRRKTHP comes from the coding sequence ATGAACTCAAGAGATAAAACCTCGCCCCCCCATTCCCCCGGTATTCTAATCCGTAACCCGGTACTCCGGTACGCCTTTAAAGCCTGCGCCCTGCTCTGTATTGCACTGGGTTGTATCGGCATTTTCCTGCCACTACTACCCACCACCCCCTTTCTATTATTAGCCGCTTTTTTCAGCCTGCGTTCATCTCCAACCATTCACACCCGACTCTTGAACCACCCAACACTTGGCCCCCCACTACGCCAATATCTTAATCAACGCAGCATTTCCACCAGAGTATATATCCGCGCAGTCATTTTCCTCTGGCTAACCATAAGCCTCTCCATTTGGCTACTCACCCTGCCATGGCTCAAATACCTGCTACTAACCATAGCCATCACCGTAACGCTATACCTGACAAAATTAAAAAGAAGGAAAACACACCCCTGA
- the rbsK gene encoding ribokinase produces MSKQILVLGSINVDHVLRVDCFPKPGQTITASSYDIMAGGKGANQAVACARLGGNTFMMAAIGQDDPGREIVQQLSDEGIDTSAITEIVDAQTGVALMFVNAKGENMVGISAGANGCLSEEYIEQKHSLIAGADYLLLQQGIPESVMRQAAHIARGSHTKVALSPASVKPCSGDDLLTVDLITPDQTEADILTGIKVLDEASATQAATLLHEKGITDVVITMGQYGAYASSMTSGHPEGLMVPGFPVKAVDTTAAGDTFNGALLVALAEGKSLEEATFFANASAGLSVMSAGSQSSIPYRFQVEEFIQCDQEIADAAATPDTS; encoded by the coding sequence ATGAGTAAGCAGATTCTCGTGCTAGGCAGTATTAATGTTGACCATGTTCTGAGGGTTGATTGTTTTCCCAAACCAGGCCAGACCATCACCGCTTCATCTTACGACATTATGGCAGGAGGCAAAGGCGCTAATCAGGCAGTAGCCTGTGCCCGCCTTGGTGGCAATACATTTATGATGGCAGCGATCGGGCAGGATGATCCGGGGCGGGAAATAGTACAGCAGCTGAGTGATGAAGGTATTGATACATCGGCAATTACTGAAATAGTGGATGCCCAAACAGGGGTGGCCCTGATGTTCGTGAATGCCAAAGGTGAAAATATGGTTGGCATTTCTGCTGGCGCTAATGGCTGCCTGAGTGAAGAGTATATTGAGCAGAAACATAGTTTGATCGCTGGTGCAGATTATCTGCTCTTGCAGCAGGGGATTCCTGAATCTGTCATGCGACAGGCTGCTCATATTGCCAGGGGAAGCCATACTAAAGTTGCCTTGAGCCCCGCATCTGTCAAACCGTGTTCCGGGGATGACTTACTGACTGTGGATTTGATTACGCCTGATCAGACGGAGGCAGACATTCTTACCGGTATTAAAGTACTCGATGAAGCATCGGCAACCCAGGCTGCTACTCTATTGCATGAGAAAGGTATTACTGACGTGGTGATCACCATGGGTCAGTATGGGGCCTATGCATCATCCATGACTTCAGGTCATCCTGAAGGGCTGATGGTTCCCGGGTTCCCGGTTAAGGCCGTTGATACAACGGCGGCTGGCGATACATTCAACGGTGCATTGCTGGTGGCCCTGGCGGAAGGAAAATCGCTTGAGGAAGCGACTTTTTTTGCCAATGCCAGTGCCGGCCTTTCGGTCATGAGTGCTGGTTCTCAGTCGTCTATTCCCTATCGTTTTCAGGTTGAGGAATTTATTCAGTGCGATCAGGAAATTGCCGATGCTGCGGCAACCCCGGATACCTCATGA
- a CDS encoding hotdog fold thioesterase gives MSIWKRPYSTETAAFKENMCDHLGIEITEVGDDFLQGTMPVDRRTIQPMGLLHGGASVVLAETLGSIAANLCCEDGAYCVGLEINANHLRSATSGKVTGTTRPIHIGRSTQVWEIKIEDDQGRPTCISRITMATKKM, from the coding sequence ATGTCCATCTGGAAAAGGCCTTACAGTACTGAAACCGCGGCATTCAAGGAAAACATGTGTGACCATTTGGGTATTGAGATCACCGAAGTAGGAGACGACTTTCTCCAGGGCACCATGCCAGTTGACCGCAGAACCATTCAGCCCATGGGACTGCTGCATGGTGGTGCTTCGGTGGTTCTCGCTGAAACACTGGGCAGCATTGCCGCCAACCTGTGCTGTGAAGACGGAGCCTACTGTGTTGGCCTGGAAATCAACGCCAATCATCTTCGCTCAGCCACGTCCGGAAAAGTGACCGGCACAACCCGCCCCATTCATATCGGCCGCAGTACCCAGGTGTGGGAGATCAAGATTGAGGATGACCAGGGCAGGCCCACCTGCATATCCCGTATTACCATGGCAACCAAGAAAATGTAA
- a CDS encoding YbgA family protein, protein MAIVSIPEPEKQITLGISSCLLGHKVRYNGGHKRSSFCVNTLDKFFHFEPVCPEMAIGLGTPREPIRLVGQLAEASQTTGQSSSSAPDKQLQIRVVGTENASLDVTNALTQYGHDMSDQLSHICGYILMQKSPSCGMARVKVYHDNGHPLGESAPGAYARAFMESNPLLPIEEEGRLHDPILCENFFTRVYAYDRWQKTVMAGPSYAALVDFHSTHKYMIMAHYPQGYELLGQIVAKGSKANLHELLEEYLRNFMSALKRRANRKSHTNAMMHILGYVKKSVDGKERKQLLTLIEEYRQEMIPLIAPMTMLRHFIDNHGSVYVQRQTYLTPHPDQLGLRNRI, encoded by the coding sequence GTGGCTATCGTTTCCATACCTGAGCCTGAAAAACAGATCACACTGGGCATCAGCTCCTGCCTTTTGGGCCATAAAGTGCGCTATAACGGTGGGCACAAACGCTCGTCTTTTTGTGTCAACACGCTGGATAAATTCTTCCACTTTGAGCCGGTCTGTCCTGAGATGGCTATCGGGCTGGGAACCCCCAGAGAGCCCATCCGACTGGTCGGCCAACTGGCTGAAGCATCACAAACTACCGGCCAAAGTTCATCGTCTGCGCCCGATAAGCAGTTGCAAATCCGGGTAGTCGGCACGGAAAATGCCAGCCTGGATGTAACGAATGCCCTGACGCAGTATGGTCATGATATGTCTGATCAGCTATCACACATTTGCGGCTATATTCTGATGCAGAAGTCCCCCAGCTGCGGCATGGCAAGGGTCAAGGTGTACCATGACAATGGCCACCCGCTGGGCGAAAGTGCACCGGGGGCCTATGCCAGGGCATTTATGGAGAGCAACCCGCTGCTGCCAATAGAAGAAGAAGGCAGGCTGCACGACCCGATACTCTGTGAAAATTTTTTCACCCGGGTTTACGCCTATGACCGTTGGCAGAAAACCGTGATGGCAGGGCCATCTTATGCCGCCCTGGTCGACTTTCACTCTACTCACAAGTACATGATCATGGCCCATTATCCTCAGGGGTATGAGTTACTGGGCCAAATCGTGGCCAAAGGCAGCAAAGCGAATCTGCATGAACTGCTGGAGGAGTACCTGCGCAACTTTATGAGCGCCCTGAAACGACGGGCCAATCGAAAATCTCACACCAATGCCATGATGCATATCCTCGGATATGTGAAAAAGAGCGTCGATGGCAAAGAGAGAAAGCAACTGCTGACGTTGATTGAAGAGTACCGTCAGGAAATGATCCCCCTTATTGCCCCCATGACCATGCTACGGCATTTCATAGACAATCATGGTAGTGTATATGTTCAACGACAAACCTACCTGACGCCTCACCCGGATCAGCTGGGCTTGCGCAACCGGATCTGA